A region from the Coffea eugenioides isolate CCC68of chromosome 9, Ceug_1.0, whole genome shotgun sequence genome encodes:
- the LOC113783233 gene encoding uncharacterized protein LOC113783233 gives MANTQTLRELAAPNLTQQPLCITFPRLSENAAFELKPGLIHLLPVFHGLPGEEPHKHMQEFDVVCSSMKPSGVTDEQIKLRAFPFSLKDSAKDWLYCLPAGIITTWPEMQKKFFEKYFPASRAASLRKEICGIKQFQGESLYEYWERFTRLRTRCPHHQISDQLLIQYFYEGLLMNDRNIIDAASGGALVNKTTQEAWDLIERMAENCQQFGMRADVPTRKVNEVISSSIQQQLSELTSFVRQIAVGNAQQAKVCGICTNIGHTADSCPQLQEEGVEQANMAGNMPMPRRQYDPYSNSYNPGWRDHPNLSYGGNKQQNFIPNRQQGFQQQYQTRNQPSSASGMSLEDMVKTIASNTMKFQQDTEASNQEMKARMQNLENQMSQLASIVNRLDSQGKGKLSSQPEVNPKNVSAMTLRSGKEVEGPAPVAPKDKNEDRIEKELEQEGTPGTNKEI, from the exons ATGGCAAACAcacaaacattaagggagttggctgctccaaaCTTGACCCAACAACCTCTTTGCATAACTTTTCCTCGCCTTAGTGAGAATGCAGCTTTTGAATTAAAACCTGGTTTAATACATTTGTTGCCTGTTTTTCATGGTCTGCCAGGAGAGGAACCCCACAAACAcatgcaggaatttgatgtagTATGTTCAAGTATGAAGCCCTCGGGAGTAACTGatgaacaaattaaattaagggcCTTCCCTTTTTCTCTCAAGGATTCGGCAAAGGACTGGTTATACTGTCTACCTGCAGGCATTATCACCACGTGGCCAGAGATGcagaaaaaattttttgaaaaatatttcccTGCATCTAGAGCGGCTAGTTTGCGAAAGGAAATATGCGGCATCAAGCAATTTCAGGGGGAATCCTTGTATGAATATTGGGAGAGGTTCACCAGGCTGCGTACCCGATGCCCTCATCACCAAATAAGTGATCAACTGCTGATTCAGTACTTCTATGAGGGGCTACTGATGAACGATAGAAATATCATTGATGCAGCAAGTGGTGGTGCACTGGTGAATAAGACTACCCAAGAGGCATGGGACTTAATCGAGCGAATGGCAGAGAATTGCCAGCAGTTTGGTATGAGAGCAGATGTTCCTACGAGAAAGGTCAACGAGGTAATTTCATCTTCCATTCAACAGCAGTTATCTGAATTAACCTCATTTGTTCGACAGATAGCTGTAGGAAATGCACAGCAGGCCAAAGTGTGTGGGATTTGTACGAATATTGGTCATACCGCTGACTCATGCCCACAGTTACAAGAGGAGGGAGTTGAGCAAGCAAACATGGCTGGTAACATGCCCATGCCACGTAGACAGTATGACCCCTATTCCAACTCATACAATCCGGGTTGGAgggatcatccaaatctgagctatgggggaaataagcaacaaaatttcaTCCCCAATAGACAGCAGGGCTTCCAGCAACAATATCAAACAAGGAATCAACCATCCTCTGCCTCAGGTATGTCCCTAGAAGACATGGTTAAAACCATAGCCTCTAATACTATGAAATTTCAACAGGACACTGAGGCCAGCAATCAAGAGATGAAAGCACGTATGCAAAACTTGGAAAATCAGATGAGTCAATTAGCCTCAATTGTCAACCGACTGGACTCCCAGGGAAAGGGAAAACTTTCATCTCAACCTGAGGTGAATCCCAAGAATGTGAGTGCAATGACCCTCAGGAGTGGGAAAGAGGTTGAAGGACCAGCGCCAGTGGCTCCGAAGGACAAGAATGAGGACCGCATTGAGAAAGAGCTCGAGCAAGAAGGAACGCCCGGCACAAATAAAGAG ATCTGA